A window of Trichoderma atroviride chromosome 3, complete sequence contains these coding sequences:
- a CDS encoding uncharacterized protein (TransMembrane:1 (o12-31i)) has translation MTPQHISCIAPIAMTIAVGITMPITLGNGIPQRIGMLARRKVAIRAPAPATRSTASLPIQQGRHGREPPP, from the coding sequence ATGACTCCGCAGCATATCAGCTGCATCGCCCCCATTGCCATGACCATTGCTGTTGGTATTACCATGCCCATTActcttggcaatggcattcCTCAGCGCATCGGCATGCTGGCTCGCCGCAAGGTCGCTATCCGAGCTCCCGCGCCTGCTACCCGCAGCACTGCTTCCCTCCCCATCCAGCAGGGACGGCACGGCCGAGAGCCTCCCCCTTAA
- a CDS encoding 40S ribosomal protein eS30: protein MGKVHGSLARAGKVKSQTPKVEPQEKAKTPKGRALKRHKYTRRFVNVTLTGGKRKMNPNPGS from the exons ATGGGTAAAGTTCACGGATCTCTTGCCCGTGCCG GCAAGGTCAAGTCTCAGACTCCTAAA GTTGAGCCTCAGGAGAAGGCCAAGACCCCCAAGGGTCGTGCTCTCAAGCGCCACAAGTACACCCGACGATTTGTCAACGTCACCCTGACCGGTGGCAAGCGGAAG ATGAACCCTAACCCCGGCTCATAA
- a CDS encoding uncharacterized protein (EggNog:ENOG41) produces MSSQRTRPARSNSLQRMLELERRYMLERLQSTPNSNPDSRIDTVSRPPPTTSHRPVAQAYRIETSAKKDARKAASTTREKMAITQIVPLTINISSTNLGLDATSETVTDAQTKPVILPQIQPGSKPILKAVSFDVPLSNDEDERRSICQSPSWEAYGRRKKTEKKDTKKEQKKEQLKKEQQKREEERKEQERKEQLKKEQLKKEHLKKEQLKKEQQKKEQLEKEQRKKEQQQKSSKREKEESILKNALIKKKRLSKQPPPSSPHALDQANRMTSAAAASRDKQRPSSALEFTTPSRDDLPHRPQHGRSGSFTSMIKAPFESRRASLETSRPSETGFIGGIKLEIQRHAASQKTVEGPENMDESKIHPALRTNNAHNQKWSAPPARPNPESQRRAYPPITRHPAAAAKTRSLISSAEMDASDTGTMDRWRAFVGLKPKEPGESSKAASQQQASKRPVITNEATKSAPALPPPQPNTRDKPAVVAPSQTSRGPGVIQPDLPNSGGKALDHSSKPKLTVSTAIPQSNGSAAVQRPQPRENTAQPSLASSVDAMKGGEITDKGLTQNGTSSQLSLPPAPPRRSSKRNSLLSLNSVSSVSSPRSPAHRPSSSDSSNSNHDPTAAKSKGTSESHTTGLNLHERTHNSPQSSDRRYRTKRRRRRRCISTYVYTTRGQSHR; encoded by the exons ATGTCCAGCCAAAGGACTCGACCCGCTCGGTCAAATAGCTTGCAGCGCATGCTTGAGCTCGAGCGTCGTTACATG CTCGAACGACTTCAATCCACACCCAATTCCAATCCCGACTCAAGAATCGACACCGTCTCTAGACCACCGCCTACCACATCGCATCGCCCTGTAGCTCAGGCCTATCGCATTGAAACCTCTGCCAAAAAGGATGCTCGAAAGGCTGCCAGCACAACCAGAGAGAAAATGGCCATCACTCAAATAGTTCCGCTCACCATCAACATCAGCTCCACTAATCTTGGGCTGGATGCGACATCCGAGACAGTTACCGACGCGCAAACCAAACCGGTAATCCTGCCTCAAATTCAGCCAGGGAGCAAGCCAATACTTAAAGCTGTATCTTTTGACGTTCCTCTGAGtaacgatgaagatgaacgGAGATCCATTTGTCAGTCTCCAAGTTGGGAGGCATACGGTCGGCGCAAAAAGACCGAAAAGAAGGATACAAAaaaggagcagaagaaggagcaATTGAAgaaagagcagcagaagagggaggaggagagaaaggagcaagagagaaaggagcaGCTGAAAAAGGAGCAACTGAAAAAGGAGCATTTGAAAAAGGAACAGCTAAagaaagagcagcaaaaaaaagagcagttGGAAAAAGAGCAGCGCaaaaaggagcagcagcaaaagtcgTCAAAGCGTGAAAAGGAGGAATCCATACTCAAAAATGCTTTAATTAAGAAGAAGCGCTTGAGCAAGCAGCctcccccttcttcgccgcaTGCCCTAGACCAAGCGAATCGTATGACGTCTGCAGCGGCGGCTTCGAGAGACAAACAAAGACCTTCGAGCGCGCTAGAATTTACAACTCCCTCTAGAGATGACTTGCCTCATCGCCCTCAACATGGACGATCCGGCTCCTTCACCTCTATGATCAAGGCTCCCTTTGAGTCTCGGCGGGCTTCCCTTGAAACATCGCGTCCTAGCGAAACCGGCTTTATTGGAGGCATCAAGCTGGAAATTCAACGTCATGCTGCCTCTCAGAAGACTGTGGAAGGACCTGAAAATATGGATGAATCCAAAATCCATCCAGCGCTTCGGACGAACAATGCGCACAACCAAAAGTGGTCTGCCCCTCCTGCTCGCCCAAATCCAGAGTCTCAGCGACGGGCTTACCCTCCCATTACTAGacatccagctgcagctgccaagACAAGGTCTCTCATCTCTTCGGCAGAAATGGATGCTTCTGATACGGGAACAATGGACAGATGGAGAGCCTTTGTTGGCTTGAAGCCCAAGGAGCCCGGGGAGTCGTCAAAGGCCGCTTCGCAGCAACAAGCGTCGAAGCGGCCGGTCATAACCAATGAGGCAACCAAATCTGCGCCTGCATTGCCACCGCCTCAACCGAATACGAGGGACAAACCGGCCGTCGTTGCTCCGTCCCAAACAAGCAGAGGCCCTGGTGTCATTCAGCCAGATCTCCCAAACAGCGGCGGGAAGGCTTTGGACCACAGTTCAAAGCCTAAGCTCACAGTGTCTACGGCTATTCCCCAGTCAAATGgttctgctgctgttcaaCGGCCACAACCAAGAGAAAACACAGCCCAACCCAGCCTTGCGTCCTCTGTTGATGCTATGAAGGGCGGTGAAATTACAGACAAAGGACTCACTCAAAACGGAACCTCTTCGCAGCTATCTTTGCCACCTGCACCACCTCGTCGAAGTTCAAAGCGAAATTCACTCCTGAGCTTGAATTCGGTGTCATCTGTGTCTTCGCCACGCTCGCCAGCACATCGGCCTAGCAGCTCTGACTCGTCTAATAGCAATCACGATCCAACTGCAGCCAAATCAAAAGGGACTTCCGAGTCTCATACAACCGGCTTGAATCTGCACGAACGGACTCACAACTCCCCCCAATCCAGCGACCGGCGCTATCGAACAAAAAGGCGTAGAAGGCGGCGGTGCATATCTACATACGTCTACACCACGAGAGGCCAGTCGCATCGCTAG
- a CDS encoding uncharacterized protein (EggNog:ENOG41), whose protein sequence is MPGTPDTSRPQSEKEVPPMKDAESKRLVTESRMRNSSQSPARQPLLLQPGAGSSQNSLGLKTPRSVAKTTTTVVTGQSIHHRVQLEADVIPGADFLPKLKHQPLKMMEHVAIPKQQLQSAVLVPGPASYLEEARKATPLAPPPPLLGSPRLGPKVTPPSSIRSQPSSTSDLALAKAPRRVPGSPVVGGEPIAKMFVECCGCKYFHDMPSNLYEAMANPEAIIRPRGNVGFAGAVSMTVKCPWCSHEMSTKCCAGYAAMVYVKERLH, encoded by the coding sequence ATGCCTGGTACGCCTGACACCTCCCGACCTCAATCCGAAAAGGAGGTTCCCCCCATGAAAGATGCTGAGAGTAAGCGATTAGTTACGGAGAGTCGCATGAGAAATAGTTCTCAAAGCCCAGCTAGGCAgccgctcctcctccagccaGGGGCAGGCTCGAGCCAGAATAGTCTGGGGTTGAAGACTCCACGATCTGTGGCCAAGACGACCACTACTGTTGTCACTGGACAATCCATTCACCACCGGGTTCAGTTGGAGGCGGATGTGATACCTGGAGCCGATTTCTTACCGAAGCTAAAGCATCAGCCTTTAAAGATGATGGAACATGTAGCAATACCAAAGCAACAACTTCAGTCAGCGGTGCTAGTCCCTGGACCAGCCTCATACCTTGAAGAGGCTCGAAAAGCAACCCCCTTGGCCCCGCCTCCTCCACTGCTAGGATCGCCTCGCCTTGGTCCAAAAGTCACACCGCCATCCTCCATCCGGAGCCAGCCTTCATCCACGTCTGACCTTGCACTCGCCAAGGCGCCACGGCGCGTACCAGGGTCACCTGTTGTTGGAGGCGAACCAATTGCAAAGATGTTTGTCGAGTGCTGCGGGTGCAAATACTTTCACGATATGCCCAGCAATCTCTATGAAGCCATGGCTAATCCAGAGGCCATCATTCGGCCAAGGGGTAATGTTGGCTTCGCTGGCGCAGTATCTATGACTGTAAAGTGCCCGTGGTGTTCCCACGAGATGAGCACCAAATGCTGTGCTGGCTATGCTGCCATGGTCTATGTGAAGGAGAGGCTGCACTGA
- a CDS encoding uncharacterized protein (EggNog:ENOG41) — protein sequence MAANPREPRDFISDLEDLEDLLCHHITNSKQSPELFTEQVMDILKNVLSIDRTTHWSIKSFMRALREEYALQKLTDKEPTFDHASHESWPRINRTAIEPLSNMPMTHDRGTDPWSFAVRLADQLYNVIRLQAKMPYKPFIEVLAENGFDPPEHDDSAMYGNEADSNDDGDQIQDRQGYEVSLHARLSFLDDRVKILEKREELLEGQLGRATQAVAALRSTNLELAKKVSEVQQRNHELTRSYVL from the exons atggccgccaACCCGAGAGAGCCAAGAGACTTTATAAGCGATCTCGAGGACCTGGAAGACCTCCTCTGCCACCACATCACCAACTCTAAACAATCTCCAGAACTATTCACAGAACAAGTGATGGATATCCTCAAGAATGTTCTTAGCATCGATCGAACAACCCACTGGAGCATAAAGTCGTTCATGCGCGCTCTTCGAGAAGAATACGCTCTTCAAA AACTCACGGATAAGGAACCAACCTTTGACCACGCCAGCCACGAAAGCTGGCCTCGCATCAACCGCACCGCCATCGAGCCCCTCAGCAACATGCCCATGACCCACGATCGAGGTACCGACCCCTGGTCCTTTGCCGTCCGTCTCGCCGACCAGCTTTACAACGTCATTCGCCTCcaagccaagatgccgtATAAGCCCTTCATCGAAGTCCTCGCTGAAAACGGCTTCGACCCCCCGGAGCATGATGATTCGGCCATGTATGGCAACGAAGCTGACAgcaacgacgacggcgaccaGATCCAGGATCGCCAGGGATACGAGGTCAGTCTCCACGCGAGACTCTCGTTTCTAGACGATCGTGTTAAAATCctggaaaagagagaggaactCTTAGAAGGCCAACTTGGTCGTGCTACTCAGGCCGTGGCAGCTCTGCGATCCACAAACTTGGAACTCGCCAAGAAGGTCTCTGAAGTTCAGCAACGAAACCATGAATTAACTAGATCATATGTCCTGTAA
- a CDS encoding uncharacterized protein (EggNog:ENOG41), whose protein sequence is MSSKGSAEASKGCRTCMRRRIRCDLGRPACSKCIKKGFNCPGYGRHLRWADGVAVRGKLKGQRLPVAGSVPMELPAPTNEDSVSVATSQALQAIEPAALSINKAIETASATPSLLNFTLWASSPDIIEYYDKNLAGRMVWIDSEENDYRRRMLPMAANAPGLRFAIAAFSLYHGYHGPTKFPTELGRYHEEARDACLEVLQRQVREMNSRLISGAELNTRADVANAEWMLACILVIANYEMAKNHSEAAEGHRLAARRIVNVFGQNEACNKGLFAFLRNQLAIHEVLGSATSFDLIDVAETVLPTPNSGSHVLFSEYLSFLHQITLASRRSMAVNEAIDVSQWPESFTAIEIQSRFEQARGQTLMIAGKLQMSPPIVRRDFIRLVDLYHHAAVVYAYRCLGYATPDNFDWLASVMKLFDQFDQIENISICVQNLPWPIFIAGTECHGDAERQHKVATILDTVINMTGFNQYETIRSFLTQFWNGPEPNWLLVAQQLQANGLRILVV, encoded by the exons ATGAGCTCAAAGGGCTCGGCTGAAGCATCAAAAG GCTGCCGCACCTGTATGCGGCGACGCATTCGATGTGACCTCGGTCGTCCGGCTTGTTCAAAATGCATCAAGAAGGGCTTCAACTGTCCAGGATATGGGAGACATCTGAGATGGGCTGATGGCGTGGCCGTCCGCGGCAAGCTGAAAGGCCAGAGGCTGCCTGTGGCGGGCTCGGTGCCTATGGAGTTGCCGGCGCCAACAAATGAGGATTCGGTTTCCGTTGCGACTTCGCAGGCCCTCCAAGCGATAGAACCGGCGGCCCTCAGTATTAATAAGGCGATAGAGACCGCCTCTGCGACACCGAGTCTGCTAAATTTCACACTCTGGGCGTCTTCACCGGATATAATCGAATATTATGACAAGAATCTGGCGGGGCGAATGGTTTGGATCGATTCGGAAGAGAATGACTATCGACGGCGGATGCTGCCCATGGCTGCCAACGCCCCGGGCCTTCGGTTCGCCATTGCCGCGTTTTCTCTGTATCATGGCTATCACGGACCCACAAAGTTCCCAACCGAGCTGGGTCGATATCACGAAGAGGCACGAGACGCATGCTTGGAAGTTTTGCAGAGGCAGGTCCGAGAAATGAACAGCCGACTCATCAGCGGAGCGGAGCTGAATACCCGTGCGGACGTTGCCAACGCAGAGTGGATGCTGGCCTGCATCCTCGTAATTGCCAACTatgagatggccaagaatCATTCCGAGGCTGCCGAAGGCCATCGACTTGCCGCAAGGAGGATTGTCAATGTCTTTGGGCAGAACGAAGCATGTAACAAGGGCCTGTTTGCATTTCTAAGAAATCAGCTCGCAATCCATGAAGTTTTAGGCTCAGCAACGTCTTTCGACTTGATAGATGTGGCAGAGACGGTTCTACCTACACCAAACTCTGGAAGCCATGTTCTGTTTTCTGAATACCTTTCATTCCTGCACCAAATCACTCTAGCATCACGGCGATCCATGGCCGTTAATGAAGCCATCGACGTGTCACAGTGGCCCGAAAGCTTTACAGCGATCGAAATCCAGTCACGTTTTGAGCAGGCAAGAGGCCAGACCTTGATGATTGCGGGCAAGCTACAAATGAGTCCGCCGATTGTCCGCCGCGACTTTATCAGATTAGTGGACTTGTACCACCATGCAGCAGTTGTCTATGCATACAGATGCCTGGGTTATGCAACACCAGATAATTTCGATTGGCTGGCTTCAGTTATGAAGCTGTTTGATCAGTTTGATCAGATTGAgaacatctccatctgcgTTCAAAACTTACCGTGGCCGATTTTCATTGCGGGCACAGAGTGTCATGGCGATGCAGAAAGGCAGCACAAAGTTGCCACAATCCTTGATACTGTCATCAACATGACGGGCTTCAACCAGTACGAAACTATCCGGAGTTTTCTGACGCAGTTTTGGAACGGCCCAGAGCCCAACTGGCTCCTAGTTgcacagcagctgcaagcgAATGGACTTCGAATTCTTGTCGTATGA
- a CDS encoding uncharacterized protein (EggNog:ENOG41) encodes MTYTQHYATEEFPSEAGKKITTVYADDPATTAELLESLIERDGAVIVKNLVAQSLCAQIKKDLRPIFDSDKPDPAGFFPRTTKRASGILANSPASAQLVVNPLFQSVAERMLTSRYTYWEGQEQKSVAAKPQVASIVGFRVEPGGKQQPLHRDDSDYHTRNCDMPVMLGCVTVRLCSSLFIPLERIFR; translated from the coding sequence ATGACTTATACTCAACATTACGCTACAGAGGAATTTCCTTCCGAAGCCGGCAAGAAAATCACCACCGTCTATGCCGACGATCCAGCTACAACTGCTGAACTCTTGGAGTCTCTCATAGAGAGGGACGGCGCTGTCATCGTCAAGAATCTCGTTGCCCAATCTCTCTGTGCGCAGATTAAGAAAGATCTGAGACCTATATTTGACTCCGATAAGCCAGATCCTGCTGGCTTCTTCCCTAGAACCACAAAGCGTGCTTCTGGTATTCTCGCAAATTCACCGGCCAGCGCTCAGCTGGTGGTGAATCCCCTCTTTCAGTCTGTCGCAGAGCGGATGTTGACCAGCAGATATACCTACTGGGAGGGTCAAGAACAAAAGAGCGTGGCAGCGAAGCCGCAAGTTGCAAGCATAGTAGGTTTCCGTGTTGAGCCTggcggcaagcagcagcctctccaCAGAGATGACTCGGATTACCACACTCGAAACTGCGACATGCCGGTAATGTTGGGCTGCGTCACGGTACGGCTTTGTTCTTCACTTTTTATACCGTTGGAACGAATATTTCGCTGA
- a CDS encoding uncharacterized protein (EggNog:ENOG41), protein MAMAQNQRPLPMEMTKRIVELACLPNGPHPLRYNAPPVQVRHAGQRLQGMAGLGGAPHIPQPAPGPGPPRRRRPHRVPAASGLRPHGGPRRGAGAVWPRRVRRL, encoded by the coding sequence atggcaatggcacAGAATCAACGGCCCCTGCCCATGGAGATGACGAAGCGCATCGTCGAGCTGGCTTGCTTGCCCAACGGCCCGCACCCGCTGCGCTACAACGCCCCCCCAGTCCAGGTGCGCCACGCTGGCCAGCGTCTGCAGGGCATGGCGGGACTTGGTGGAGCGCCACACATTCCGCAACCTGCGCCTGGACCGGGCCCGCCTCGCCGACGTCGACCGCATCGTGTGCCGGCGGCGTCGGGCCTACGTCCGCACGGTGGACCTCGAcgtggagctggagccgtaTGGCCGCGACGTGTACGGCGCCTTTGA
- a CDS encoding uncharacterized protein (EggNog:ENOG41), translating into MDRRKRDLYNQDIFGDRYVHSILQLLPAATELPVVGCVSRLSSSNRWHTKARHISAAAWALIVNSLPNANKIDLSFWDNEKKDLELRKRLRDDIGDALARMHSPNAEVALSCRYATPKDHSSIPPTLIDARGSEDAFARGLRKWARQLKRLYLSDVVIAPEVFYAPSSDDEEAASEWPYLERLEIEYAAVTPHGTWLLERDPEDSPRDRPSPVIDINEFGQENLCIEMPAPEDLYEYDFRTLPVAMEMDRIHRSVARAARRMPALRYLYLGTFDQAIQWGERYHSFLYRYDETRGVATAHWGSLPGYTPAEDVVELWREVTAEVRGCQLEVLIDEEDV; encoded by the exons ATGGATAGGCGGAAAAGGGACTTGTACAACCAGGACATCTTTGGTGACCGATACGTCCACTCcatcctccagctgctcccgGCCGCCACCGAGCTGCCAGTCGTCGGATGCGTCTCAAGGCTAAGCTCGAGCAATAGGTGGCACACCAAGGCGCGGCACatctctgcagcagcgtgGGCGCTCATCGTCAACAGCCTGCCGAATGCCAACAAGATCGACCTCAGCTTCTGGGacaacgagaagaaggatctGGAGCTGCGCAAACGGCTGCGGGACG ACATTGGCGATGCCCTCGCCCGAATGCACAGCCCAAACGCCGAGGTGGCGCTCTCATGCCGCTACGCGACGCCGAAAGACCACTCCAGCATCCCACCGACACTCATTGACGCGCGCGGGTCTGAGGATGCCTTTGCGCGCGGTCTGCGGAAATGGGCGCGGCAGCTCAAGCGGCTGTACCTTTCCGACGTCGTCATCGCGCCAGAGGTGTTCTATGCGCCATCTTCTGACGACGAGGAAGCGGCAAGTGAATGGCCGTACCTCGAGAGGCTTGAGATCGAGTACGCAGCCGTGACACCGCACGGAACgtggctgctggagcgcGATCCGGAGGACTCGCCGCGCGACCGCCCTTCGCCAGTGATTGACATCAATGAGTTTGGTCAGGAAAACTTGTGCATAGAGATGCCGGCGCCCGAGGACCTGTACGAATACGACTTCCGGACCCTGCCGgtggccatggagatggatcGAATCCACCGGAGCGTGGCCCGGGCAGCGCGGCGGATGCCAGCCTTGCGGTATCTGTATCTCGGTACGTTTGACCAGGCCATTCAATGGGGCGAGAGGTATCACAGCTTCCTGTATCGATACGATGAGACTAGAGGCGTTGCCACCGCACATTGGGGGAGCTTGCCGGGATATACACCGGCCGAAGACGTGGTTGAGCTTTGGAGGGAGGTGACGGCCGAGGTCCGAGGGTGTCAGCTTGAGGTCTtgattgatgaagaagacgtgTAG
- a CDS encoding uncharacterized protein (EggNog:ENOG41~TransMembrane:4 (i12-37o49-67i79-103o149-172i)) has product MQQPEGEKAHVLVTPLWVFVTRIFQILISLAILGLAADLAHDAYLDEEGLALAVSLITWIVTLYAILTERLPTLYQLYHVVAIIVLDGVMMILWLATFAAVAARRAQFVFNVSVQGCFNDGSLFNSETCYKKRDIGKRDVILFKRGGDMLSAIAGLGALVWLLFIATFAWTLHNFLKGRKEGRFLFDNETATPQTIAMETKHDTQAQQQAQQQTPLQPQPAAHQTAQYPPQEQYQQGQYPPQTTSPYPPAQSPYQPQATYSPPPQEHQQAAYGQYPPQQYPPQGYHEAPSEVSSTHPHQQPPYQTS; this is encoded by the exons TCGTCACCCGTATCTTTCAGATTCTCATTTCTTTAGCCATCCTTGGGTTGGCTGCTGATTTGGCGCACGATGCCTATCTTGACGAAGAAGGTCTTGCCTTGGCTGTT TCTCTCATTACTTGGATCGTCACCTTGTACGCCATTCTTACCGAGCGGCTCCCGACGCTGTATCAACTCTATCATGTagtcgccatcatcgtcctcgacGGCGTCATGATGATTCTTTGGCTCGCAACCtttgctgctgtcgctgccaGGCGCGCACAGTTCGTCTTCAACGTCTCTGTGCAGGGCTGCTTCAACGACGGCAGCCTCTTCAACAGCGAGACATGCTACAAGAAGCGCGACATTGGCAAGCGCGATGTCATCTTGTTCAAGAGAGGCGGTGACATGCTTTCTGCCATTGCTGGCCTTGGTGCTTTGGTCTG GCTTCTCTTTATTGCAACCTTTGCCTGGACTCTGCACAACTTCCTCAAGGGCCGCAAGGAAGGCAGATTCTTGTTTGACAATGAGACTGCCACTCCTCAGACCATTGCCATGGAGACCAAGCACGATActcaggctcagcagcaggctcagcagcagactcccctccagccccagcctgCTGCCCACCAAACCGCACAGTATCCCCCTCAGGAGCAATACCAACAGGGCCAATACCCTCCTCAGACCACCAGCCCTTATCCTCCGGCCCAGTCTCCTTACCAGCCCCAGGCTACctattctcctcctccccaggAACATCAGCAGGCGGCATATGGTCAATATCCTCCTCAGCAGTACCCGCCCCAAGGTTACCATGAAGCGCCCTCTGAAGTTTCATCTACACACCCCCACCAGCAGCCTCCCTATCAAACTTCATAG